A DNA window from Haliovirga abyssi contains the following coding sequences:
- a CDS encoding response regulator transcription factor — protein MGKKVLVVDDEVHIVQIVKFNLEKRGGYTVVTAKNGAEGLKVAKEQNPDMILSDVMMPKMSGFEFCKAVKSDEELKDIPFIILTAKGQEADIKDGETSGADDYITKPFSPKSLLTKVAEILGE, from the coding sequence ATGGGAAAAAAAGTACTTGTTGTAGATGATGAGGTACATATAGTTCAAATAGTAAAGTTTAATTTGGAAAAAAGAGGCGGATACACTGTAGTTACGGCTAAAAATGGAGCTGAAGGTTTAAAAGTTGCAAAAGAACAAAATCCAGATATGATTCTTTCTGATGTAATGATGCCTAAAATGTCAGGATTTGAATTTTGTAAAGCTGTAAAAAGTGATGAAGAATTAAAAGATATACCATTTATAATATTAACTGCAAAAGGACAAGAAGCGGATATAAAAGATGGAGAAACTTCAGGGGCAGATGATTACATAACAAAACCATTTAGTCCAAAATCTTTACTTACCAAAGTTGCAGAAATTTTAGGAGAGTGA
- a CDS encoding ASCH domain-containing protein has product MTKEEKSIKEMWKNYLIFAGEDLKSVDKICDSWYFGDNKDMADNLAKLVKQGIKKATTGLLYFYESEKYPLPKLGELNIVTDYNGVAQCVVKTTKVNIKPFKDVTEDFARTEGEGDKSLEYWRKAHIDFFSRELKEVGKEFNEDMLVVLEEFEVVYKDE; this is encoded by the coding sequence ATGACTAAGGAAGAGAAGTCTATAAAAGAGATGTGGAAAAATTATTTAATATTTGCAGGAGAAGATTTAAAAAGTGTAGATAAAATTTGTGATTCTTGGTATTTTGGAGATAATAAAGATATGGCTGATAATTTAGCAAAGTTAGTAAAGCAAGGGATTAAAAAAGCTACAACTGGTTTACTTTATTTTTATGAAAGTGAAAAATATCCACTTCCAAAATTGGGAGAACTTAATATAGTTACAGATTATAATGGAGTAGCTCAATGTGTAGTAAAAACTACTAAAGTTAATATCAAACCATTTAAAGATGTAACAGAGGATTTTGCAAGAACAGAAGGTGAAGGAGATAAATCTTTAGAATATTGGAGGAAAGCACATATAGATTTTTTTTCTAGAGAGTTAAAAGAGGTGGGAAAAGAATTTAATGAGGATATGTTAGTGGTACTTGAAGAGTTTGAAGTGGTTTATAAAGATGAGTGA
- a CDS encoding phosphatidylglycerophosphatase A family protein produces MSGKVMNDNTIKLLATWFKLGDIKKAPGTFGTLGAIPLGILIGLIPSNNLKFLIIMGFLFFSIYISDKAEAIYKEKDCQNIVIDEVLGYIVTIGFLPINFITVIGAFILFRIFDITKIYPINKLQDLKGGIGVVSDDFAAGLIANGILWIISLIIFRG; encoded by the coding sequence ATGAGTGGAAAAGTTATGAATGATAATACAATAAAATTATTGGCAACTTGGTTTAAATTAGGAGATATAAAAAAAGCTCCAGGAACATTTGGAACTTTAGGGGCAATACCTTTAGGGATATTAATTGGATTAATACCAAGTAATAATTTAAAATTTTTAATTATTATGGGATTTCTATTTTTTTCTATATATATATCAGATAAAGCAGAAGCTATATATAAAGAAAAAGATTGCCAAAATATAGTTATAGATGAGGTTTTAGGATATATTGTAACAATAGGATTTTTACCAATAAATTTTATTACTGTAATAGGAGCATTTATATTGTTTAGAATATTCGATATAACTAAAATATATCCAATAAACAAATTACAAGATTTAAAAGGTGGGATAGGTGTTGTGTCTGATGATTTCGCAGCTGGATTAATAGCTAATGGTATATTATGGATTATTAGTTTAATCATTTTTAGAGGGTGA
- a CDS encoding competence/damage-inducible protein A — translation MKCYIILVGTELLNGMMVDTNSIYMAENLNRYGVEIVGKSVVGDKIKDIEKTIKYGKEISDFVVISGGLGPTIDDLTRDAVAKFLDKPLTLYKEEFEKIKEKFKRVNIKMAENNIRQAKFPEGAIIIDNKSGAAPAFLIDDIAVFPGVPSEVKETFPKFLNMYFKDKEKKEMYIKDILVWGLPESELEEKIYDIILNEKGIFVEFLVKNYGIIIRFLAEKNKKEEIDILKEKIYSRIGKYIFGEDEDRIERLVLKGLENNNYTISTAESCTGGMVATKLIGLSGISKYYKEGLITYSNESKIYRLGVEEEIIVKYGAVSEQTVNEMLDGLKTDVKIAISGIAGPTGGTKEKPVGTVYIGIEVAGEKEIKKYLFRGDREVVRERAALTALNMVREKL, via the coding sequence ATGAAGTGTTATATTATTTTAGTTGGGACAGAACTTTTAAATGGAATGATGGTAGATACAAATAGTATATATATGGCAGAAAATCTTAATAGATATGGAGTTGAAATAGTAGGAAAATCAGTTGTAGGGGATAAAATTAAAGATATAGAAAAAACAATAAAATATGGAAAAGAAATTTCTGATTTTGTAGTAATATCAGGAGGATTAGGGCCTACAATTGATGATTTAACTAGAGATGCTGTAGCAAAATTTTTGGATAAACCATTAACATTATATAAAGAAGAATTTGAAAAAATAAAAGAGAAATTTAAAAGAGTAAATATAAAAATGGCAGAAAATAATATAAGGCAGGCAAAATTTCCAGAAGGAGCTATAATAATAGACAATAAAAGTGGTGCTGCTCCTGCATTTTTAATAGATGATATAGCGGTATTTCCAGGAGTTCCAAGTGAAGTAAAGGAAACTTTTCCAAAATTTTTGAATATGTATTTTAAAGATAAAGAAAAAAAAGAGATGTATATAAAAGATATATTAGTTTGGGGATTGCCTGAATCAGAATTAGAAGAAAAAATTTATGATATTATTTTAAATGAAAAGGGTATTTTTGTAGAGTTTTTAGTTAAAAATTATGGAATTATAATAAGATTTTTAGCAGAAAAAAATAAAAAAGAAGAAATAGATATATTAAAAGAAAAAATATATAGTAGAATCGGAAAATATATCTTTGGAGAAGATGAAGATAGAATAGAGAGGTTAGTATTAAAAGGGTTAGAAAATAATAACTATACGATTTCTACTGCTGAGTCATGTACAGGCGGAATGGTAGCTACAAAATTAATAGGATTATCTGGTATTTCCAAATATTACAAAGAGGGTTTAATCACATATAGCAATGAATCTAAGATATATAGATTAGGAGTAGAAGAAGAAATAATTGTAAAATATGGTGCAGTAAGTGAGCAAACAGTAAATGAAATGTTAGATGGATTAAAAACAGATGTGAAAATTGCAATTTCTGGAATAGCAGGGCCTACAGGTGGGACAAAAGAAAAACCAGTTGGGACAGTATATATAGGTATCGAAGTTGCAGGTGAAAAAGAGATTAAAAAATATCTTTTTAGAGGCGATAGAGAAGTAGTTAGAGAAAGAGCCGCTTTGACCGCACTTAATATGGTGAGGGAAAAATTATAA
- a CDS encoding ATP-binding protein, producing MGIEYDLKKAYEDVITVFYDISKDMNSTFDKGEIIDISFSLLKKVVNYDAISLFKYSKDKDMYLVEKAQGYNSTLKSSLFNIVNDGLIKWAAKLGKPFVNIEKVGEIKTTIIVPLISKDELMGAIILHTKEDENYFDQNRLKILTILSSQLSISFENLNLYENLEKRNGKLKALKNYMDNIIKSMINGIIVIDNENKIRVFNNMAEQLLKKRKRKVMYKSIIDTDLNKKFINEMVRLKVLTEKGKKVNEVEFEYEIDEDTTYPLGISTTLLKEENKILGIIFSLRDLRESKELQELRRVDKLKDEFLSMVSHELRTPLTSIKAYTETLMFMVEDNDPETQLEFLTIINEESERLTRLINDVLDLSKIEAGKMSFILKAEDIGAIIRRIVKNMTGFAETKNIELIENIKENLPEVMIDKDRVMQVLTNLINNAVKFTPENGKIFVNADFENDKFLRISVKDTGIGIKEEDKGKVFEKFKQVDDILVREAGGTGLGLPICKNIIEYFGGKIWVDSVHGEGSTFQFTLPIVEV from the coding sequence ATGGGAATAGAATATGATTTGAAAAAAGCTTATGAGGATGTCATAACTGTATTTTATGATATTTCAAAAGATATGAATTCCACTTTTGATAAAGGTGAAATAATTGATATCTCTTTTTCTCTGCTAAAAAAAGTTGTTAATTATGATGCAATATCTTTATTTAAATATTCTAAAGATAAAGATATGTATTTGGTAGAAAAAGCTCAAGGGTATAATTCAACTTTAAAATCTAGTTTATTTAATATAGTGAATGATGGATTGATAAAATGGGCTGCAAAATTAGGAAAGCCTTTTGTAAATATAGAAAAAGTAGGAGAAATAAAAACTACAATTATTGTACCTCTAATATCAAAAGATGAATTAATGGGTGCAATTATATTACATACAAAAGAAGATGAAAATTATTTTGATCAAAATAGATTAAAAATATTAACTATATTATCAAGTCAGTTATCAATAAGTTTTGAAAATCTGAATTTATATGAAAATTTGGAAAAAAGAAACGGAAAATTAAAAGCATTAAAAAATTATATGGATAATATAATAAAAAGTATGATAAATGGGATAATTGTTATAGATAATGAAAACAAAATAAGAGTTTTTAATAATATGGCAGAACAACTTTTAAAAAAAAGAAAAAGAAAAGTTATGTATAAATCAATAATAGATACAGATTTAAACAAAAAATTTATAAACGAAATGGTTAGATTAAAAGTTTTAACTGAAAAAGGGAAAAAAGTAAATGAAGTTGAATTTGAATATGAAATAGATGAAGATACAACATATCCTTTAGGAATTAGTACAACATTATTGAAAGAAGAAAATAAAATATTAGGAATAATTTTTAGCTTAAGAGATTTAAGAGAAAGTAAAGAGCTACAAGAATTAAGAAGAGTAGATAAATTAAAAGATGAATTTTTATCAATGGTTTCTCATGAATTAAGAACTCCTCTTACTTCAATAAAAGCATATACAGAGACACTAATGTTTATGGTTGAAGATAATGATCCTGAAACTCAATTAGAATTTTTAACTATAATTAATGAAGAAAGTGAAAGATTAACTAGATTGATAAATGATGTATTAGATTTATCTAAAATAGAAGCTGGAAAAATGAGTTTTATATTAAAAGCAGAAGATATTGGTGCTATAATTAGAAGGATTGTAAAAAATATGACAGGTTTTGCAGAAACTAAAAATATTGAATTAATAGAGAATATTAAAGAAAATTTACCCGAAGTTATGATAGATAAAGATAGAGTTATGCAGGTTTTGACAAATTTAATAAATAATGCAGTAAAATTTACACCAGAAAACGGGAAAATTTTTGTAAATGCAGATTTTGAAAATGATAAATTTTTAAGAATATCAGTAAAAGATACAGGGATAGGAATAAAAGAGGAAGATAAAGGAAAAGTATTTGAGAAGTTTAAACAAGTTGATGATATATTGGTAAGAGAAGCTGGTGGAACAGGATTAGGATTGCCTATTTGTAAAAATATAATAGAATATTTTGGAGGAAAAATTTGGGTTGATTCAGTTCATGGAGAAGGTTCAACATTTCAGTTTACATTGCCAATTGTAGAAGTTTAA